The Pseudoalteromonas translucida KMM 520 genome has a window encoding:
- a CDS encoding DUF3016 domain-containing protein: MNSVNKIAMLMCFALPALAQAGESAIKWHDFKDYRDVRESNQGKASYHKHIASSIEEHVAKLAEQLPKDYKLSLEITDVDLAGDVRYGGINEIRVVKPIYFPQLKLNYSLTNDKGEVISAASDVKLKDMGFMDKIKMGRDGPFNYEKRLLTEWFGEEILPKLD; this comes from the coding sequence ATGAATTCAGTAAACAAAATCGCAATGTTAATGTGCTTTGCACTACCAGCACTTGCCCAGGCGGGTGAGTCGGCTATTAAATGGCATGATTTTAAAGACTATCGTGATGTACGCGAATCCAATCAAGGTAAAGCTTCGTACCATAAGCATATAGCGAGCAGCATTGAAGAGCATGTTGCTAAACTTGCAGAGCAACTGCCAAAAGACTACAAACTTAGCCTAGAGATTACTGATGTCGATTTAGCTGGCGATGTACGCTATGGCGGTATTAATGAAATTAGGGTGGTTAAGCCTATTTATTTTCCGCAACTCAAACTTAATTATTCACTTACCAATGATAAAGGTGAGGTAATAAGTGCAGCAAGTGATGTAAAGCTTAAAGATATGGGCTTTATGGATAAAATTAAAATGGGCCGAGATGGACCTTTTAATTACGAAAAACGCTTACTTACAGAGTGGTTTGGTGAGGAAATATTACCGAAATTAGATTAA
- the galE gene encoding UDP-glucose 4-epimerase GalE — protein sequence MTILVTGGAGYIGSHTVLELLQQNSNVVVIDNLSNSSSESLTRVKKITGKEVTFYQGDILDKAFLDSVFAKHTIDSVIHFAGLKAVGESVVKPIEYYQNNVQGTLTLVDAMRDAGVFKLVFSSSATVYGDPASLPIKEDFPVGGTTNPYGTSKLMVEMMLQDIAKSDERFAFAILRYFNPVGAHESGLIGEDPNGIPNNLLPYISQVAVGKLKQLAVFGDDYDTVDGTGVRDYIHVVDLALGHLKALNKIATNTGALVYNLGTGNGYSVLQMVNAFIKASDQAVPYQVSPRRPGDIAACYAAPEKALNELGWQAMRGIDTMMQDTWRWQSNNPNGYK from the coding sequence ATGACTATTTTAGTAACCGGTGGCGCAGGCTATATTGGCTCGCACACTGTTTTAGAACTTTTACAACAAAACAGTAATGTTGTTGTTATTGATAATTTAAGCAATTCATCATCAGAGTCACTTACACGCGTTAAAAAAATTACCGGTAAAGAAGTAACTTTTTACCAAGGTGATATTCTCGATAAAGCATTTTTAGACTCAGTATTTGCTAAGCATACTATTGATAGCGTAATTCACTTTGCTGGCTTAAAAGCGGTAGGTGAATCGGTTGTAAAACCAATTGAGTATTATCAAAATAACGTACAAGGTACATTAACACTAGTTGATGCGATGCGCGATGCGGGTGTATTTAAGTTAGTATTTAGCTCATCAGCAACCGTTTATGGCGACCCAGCAAGCCTACCTATTAAAGAAGACTTCCCTGTTGGTGGCACCACCAACCCTTATGGTACATCAAAGTTAATGGTTGAAATGATGTTGCAAGATATCGCAAAATCAGACGAGCGCTTTGCCTTTGCTATTTTGCGCTACTTTAACCCAGTAGGCGCGCATGAATCGGGGTTAATTGGTGAAGATCCAAACGGGATCCCTAATAATTTATTACCGTATATTTCACAAGTCGCTGTGGGCAAGCTCAAGCAACTAGCCGTATTTGGCGATGATTACGACACTGTAGATGGCACCGGCGTGCGCGACTACATTCACGTAGTCGACTTAGCTTTAGGGCATTTAAAAGCACTGAATAAAATTGCCACAAACACCGGCGCATTGGTTTATAACCTAGGTACAGGCAACGGTTATTCAGTACTGCAAATGGTGAACGCCTTTATTAAGGCCAGTGATCAAGCAGTACCATATCAAGTGTCACCACGTCGCCCTGGCGATATAGCCGCTTGTTACGCAGCTCCTGAAAAAGCCCTGAATGAATTAGGCTGGCAAGCGATGCGCGGTATAGATACTATGATGCAAGACACCTGGCGCTGGCAGTCAAATAACCCAAATGGGTATAAGTAA
- the epmB gene encoding EF-P beta-lysylation protein EpmB, whose protein sequence is MIQRNEANLHKNWQKELANVVTCPKVLLEMVGLSSQVHDNDIKARSLFPVRVPIPFIKKMRKGDANDPLLLQVMPRHQEFLTKSGFNKDPLLEQSNQHPGLLHKYKSRVLVMFKTGCAINCRYCFRRHFPYQENQLNKKSLLDALSYIKSDNNINEVILSGGDPLMAKDDAISWFLDELEQLPQIKRMRIHTRLPVVIPARITDELCERLARSPLKIVFVNHINHANEIDDDFKAAMQKLKQAGVVLFNQAVILKDVNDTTAAQVNLSEALFDADVLPYYLHLLDKVEGASHFDISEEQAIKIMAELLEALPGFLVPKLVREIGGEKSKTPIDLKLI, encoded by the coding sequence ATGATACAAAGAAATGAAGCAAATTTGCATAAAAACTGGCAAAAAGAATTAGCAAATGTAGTTACCTGTCCAAAAGTGTTGCTAGAAATGGTCGGTTTATCGAGCCAAGTCCATGATAACGACATAAAAGCTCGTAGCTTGTTCCCAGTTCGTGTGCCAATACCATTTATAAAAAAAATGCGTAAAGGCGATGCAAACGATCCATTATTATTACAAGTGATGCCGCGCCATCAAGAATTTTTAACTAAAAGCGGTTTTAATAAAGATCCCCTGCTTGAACAGAGCAATCAACATCCGGGACTATTACACAAATATAAATCGCGTGTTTTAGTGATGTTTAAAACCGGTTGTGCAATAAATTGCCGTTACTGTTTTCGCAGACATTTTCCGTATCAAGAAAACCAACTTAATAAAAAAAGTCTACTCGATGCGCTTAGCTATATAAAATCCGACAATAATATAAATGAAGTGATTTTAAGTGGTGGCGATCCGCTCATGGCCAAAGACGATGCCATTAGTTGGTTTTTAGATGAGCTTGAGCAACTACCACAAATTAAACGCATGCGAATTCATACCCGTCTGCCGGTAGTTATTCCGGCGCGCATTACCGATGAATTATGCGAACGACTTGCAAGATCGCCATTAAAAATTGTGTTTGTTAATCATATAAACCATGCCAACGAAATAGACGACGACTTTAAAGCCGCAATGCAAAAACTTAAACAAGCGGGTGTAGTGCTATTTAATCAAGCGGTTATTTTAAAAGATGTGAACGATACAACTGCAGCACAAGTAAATTTAAGTGAAGCGTTATTTGATGCCGATGTATTACCCTATTATCTACATTTGCTAGATAAGGTAGAAGGGGCAAGCCACTTTGACATTAGTGAGGAGCAAGCAATAAAAATAATGGCAGAGCTGTTAGAAGCCCTACCTGGGTTTTTAGTACCTAAATTGGTCAGAGAGATTGGCGGTGAAAAAAGTAAAACGCCAATCGATCTCAAGTTAATTTAA